The following are encoded in a window of Flavobacterium sp. WC2421 genomic DNA:
- a CDS encoding PD-(D/E)XK nuclease family protein, which produces MINTSFLDKIAHVLIQDYSDKLSNTIVVLPNKRAKIFLIEALKKQVSSNVLSPEIISIEDFIQDIAAIRTVDPIELLFEFYEVYLSVTENSSQQSFELFANWAKMLLQDFNEIDRYLLDPTHVLSYLKDIEDIKKWGIEVENKTQLLENYIDFWKLLPNYYQSLYAHLLKKGIGYQGLIYRQAVENLIHFSKTITDKHYVFAGFNALNASEEKIIQHLIAADQAKIYWDADQTFLNDPYHDAGLFLRRFKANWKHYKSNPFEWIVNDFSETKNIQVIGTPKTIGQAKITGSIIEKIINKNPSASLDKVAVVLGEENVLVPLLYSLPSTVGALNITMGYSSKNNPAQILIAKLFKMHTNALSRNAKNYVLYYKDVLDILTHPLVEPYAKTSGLVTIINQNNYTFITHQKVMELNPEPTDLFLLLFKKWEQGSIAVLDTISGLLLTIKNNLSNDNEEEKITKAFVFAIFKVINKLINYYSQHEHIDKIDTLHAIYKQVIDLAEVSFEGEPLNGLQIMGVLESRVLDFDTVIVTSMNEGKFPAGKSQNSFIPYDVKRELGLPTFKEKDAIYTYHFYHLLQRAKNIYLLYNTESEGLDAGEKSRFITQLEVEKQRNHNLTHEIYNAVLPETAYTPMKIQKSEAVMTRLKEIATVGFSPSALTSYIRNPIQFYFQKILRIREVEEVEENIALNTLGTIIHETLKVLYEPFIGKFIAEHDIQNCFKQIDAEVLIQFKAVYKQGDIKKGRNLLAFEVAKRNVSNFLKVELVSIKAGDAIKIIALEQTFERTLTHPSLPFPVLIKGNVDRIEERNGTIRIIDYKTGKVEKSSVTLKTWKGLTEEIKNDKIIQVLAYAFMYDKLADSKPIEAGIISFKNLKSGFLPFNFKEEKDSEYVINDIIMANYLEQIVLLLKEILDEKVPFEEKII; this is translated from the coding sequence ATGATAAATACTTCTTTTTTAGATAAAATTGCACATGTTTTAATTCAAGATTACTCCGATAAATTATCGAATACAATAGTAGTCTTACCTAATAAAAGAGCCAAGATATTCTTAATCGAAGCCTTAAAAAAACAAGTAAGCTCTAATGTACTTTCTCCAGAGATTATTAGTATTGAGGATTTTATTCAAGATATTGCGGCTATTCGTACGGTAGATCCTATTGAATTATTGTTTGAATTCTATGAGGTTTATTTGTCAGTTACCGAAAATTCAAGCCAACAGTCCTTTGAGTTATTTGCAAATTGGGCCAAAATGCTTTTGCAAGATTTCAATGAAATTGACCGTTATTTATTAGATCCTACTCATGTTTTGTCTTACCTAAAAGACATTGAGGATATCAAAAAATGGGGAATAGAGGTAGAGAACAAAACCCAACTACTAGAGAACTACATTGACTTCTGGAAATTACTGCCCAATTACTACCAATCATTATATGCTCATTTGCTAAAAAAAGGGATAGGCTATCAAGGTTTAATTTACCGTCAAGCAGTAGAAAATCTTATTCATTTTTCGAAAACAATCACCGATAAGCATTACGTTTTTGCAGGCTTTAATGCCTTAAATGCTTCTGAAGAAAAAATTATTCAACACCTTATTGCTGCTGATCAAGCTAAAATATATTGGGACGCAGATCAAACGTTTCTAAATGATCCCTATCATGATGCAGGGCTGTTTTTAAGACGATTTAAAGCGAACTGGAAACACTATAAATCCAATCCTTTTGAATGGATTGTAAATGATTTTTCGGAAACAAAAAATATCCAAGTCATTGGCACACCAAAAACAATTGGTCAGGCCAAAATTACTGGAAGTATAATTGAAAAAATCATCAACAAGAATCCTTCAGCTTCACTTGATAAAGTAGCAGTTGTTCTTGGTGAGGAAAATGTGTTAGTTCCCCTTTTGTATTCGCTACCCTCAACCGTTGGTGCTTTGAATATTACCATGGGGTATTCGAGTAAAAACAATCCAGCTCAAATTTTGATTGCAAAGCTTTTCAAGATGCACACCAATGCCCTGTCTCGTAATGCTAAAAATTATGTGTTGTATTACAAAGATGTCTTGGATATTTTGACACATCCATTAGTGGAACCCTATGCCAAAACATCAGGATTGGTTACTATCATCAATCAAAATAATTATACATTTATTACCCATCAAAAGGTGATGGAATTAAATCCTGAACCTACTGATTTGTTTCTACTATTATTTAAAAAATGGGAGCAAGGGTCAATTGCAGTTTTAGATACTATTTCCGGTTTATTACTGACCATTAAGAACAACTTGAGTAATGATAATGAAGAAGAAAAAATTACAAAAGCCTTTGTTTTTGCTATTTTTAAGGTCATTAATAAATTGATTAATTATTATTCACAACACGAACATATTGACAAGATAGACACTTTACATGCTATTTACAAACAAGTAATTGATTTGGCGGAGGTTTCATTTGAAGGCGAGCCACTCAATGGTTTACAAATCATGGGTGTCCTTGAAAGTCGGGTTTTGGATTTTGATACCGTAATTGTTACTTCTATGAATGAAGGGAAGTTTCCGGCAGGAAAATCACAGAATTCTTTTATTCCTTATGATGTGAAACGCGAATTGGGATTGCCTACTTTCAAAGAAAAAGATGCGATTTACACCTATCACTTTTATCATTTACTGCAACGTGCAAAAAACATCTATTTGCTGTATAACACCGAAAGTGAAGGACTGGATGCAGGTGAAAAAAGCCGATTTATTACACAGCTAGAAGTAGAGAAGCAACGCAATCATAATCTTACGCACGAAATATACAATGCTGTGCTACCTGAAACGGCTTATACGCCAATGAAGATTCAAAAATCGGAAGCAGTGATGACGCGATTGAAGGAAATTGCCACTGTTGGTTTTTCACCTTCGGCATTGACAAGCTATATCAGGAATCCGATTCAGTTTTATTTTCAGAAGATTTTACGCATTCGCGAAGTCGAAGAAGTCGAAGAAAATATTGCGTTGAATACGTTAGGAACTATTATTCATGAAACATTAAAAGTCTTGTATGAGCCTTTTATTGGTAAATTCATAGCCGAACATGACATTCAAAATTGCTTTAAGCAAATAGATGCTGAAGTACTTATACAATTCAAGGCCGTATACAAACAAGGAGATATTAAAAAAGGGCGAAATCTACTCGCTTTTGAAGTAGCTAAACGCAATGTGTCTAATTTCTTAAAAGTAGAATTAGTAAGTATCAAAGCAGGTGATGCGATCAAAATCATTGCCTTAGAACAAACTTTTGAACGGACGTTAACGCACCCAAGCTTGCCTTTTCCTGTATTGATAAAAGGGAATGTCGATAGAATCGAAGAGCGTAACGGCACTATCCGAATTATCGATTATAAAACGGGTAAAGTAGAGAAGTCGAGTGTGACTTTGAAAACGTGGAAAGGACTAACTGAAGAAATTAAAAACGATAAGATCATTCAGGTTTTGGCCTATGCTTTCATGTATGATAAACTAGCGGATTCAAAACCTATTGAAGCTGGGATAATTTCGTTTAAGAATTTAAAATCAGGATTTTTACCTTTTAATTTTAAAGAGGAAAAAGACAGTGAATATGTGATAAACGATATTATTATGGCTAATTATTTAGAACAAATTGTGTTGCTTTTAAAGGAAATTTTGGATGAAAAAGTACCATTTGAGGAAAAAATAATTTAG
- a CDS encoding OmpA family protein, whose translation MKHLNKILVAAMMVMGLSSHAQDSNNPWAISFGVNAVDTRTSAGGGNGWLDQHFSQPFAVKDNWNVLPSVSYIGISKYLGDNFSFGVQGSVNKIEKYVKFDPTATGHDSRGMVVSNPGDLMYYGIDATVKYSFMSLINSKVIDPSLHVGGGYTFFGDSSYGTVNPGAGLTLWFTENIGLSFETSYKKSFGDREDASGTPDAPSHFQHTAGLTFKFGGKDTDGDGIYDKDDACPEVAGLKQFNGCPDTDGDGIIDGNDACPDVFGLAALNGCPDTDGDGIADKDDACPDVFGLAALKGCPDADGDGITDKDDKCPTVAGPKENAGCPWPDTDGDGVLDKDDKCPTVKGTVANKGCPEVTAEVIKQLNEYGKTILFDSGKSTFKKQSYTVLESIASILKEYPNSRFMIEGHTDSDGSNALNQDLSQNRAHAVKNYLIENGIAADRLEHTGYGETKPIATNKTAKGKAQNRRVEVSLIKE comes from the coding sequence TGCTGCAATGATGGTGATGGGGTTAAGCTCTCACGCACAAGACAGTAACAACCCGTGGGCTATCTCTTTTGGAGTTAATGCCGTAGACACTAGAACAAGTGCTGGTGGTGGAAATGGATGGTTGGATCAACATTTTTCTCAGCCATTTGCTGTTAAAGATAATTGGAATGTTCTTCCTTCTGTATCTTACATTGGTATATCTAAATACCTAGGAGATAATTTCTCTTTTGGTGTTCAAGGATCTGTGAATAAAATTGAAAAATATGTAAAATTTGATCCTACTGCAACAGGTCATGATTCTCGTGGAATGGTTGTTTCTAATCCTGGAGATTTAATGTATTATGGTATTGACGCAACGGTTAAATATAGCTTCATGAGCTTAATCAACTCTAAAGTTATCGATCCTTCGTTACACGTTGGTGGAGGTTATACTTTCTTTGGAGATAGTAGTTATGGTACTGTAAATCCAGGTGCTGGATTAACTTTATGGTTTACTGAAAACATAGGTTTGTCATTTGAAACAAGCTATAAAAAATCATTTGGTGATAGAGAAGATGCTTCAGGTACTCCTGATGCTCCATCTCACTTCCAACATACCGCTGGTCTTACTTTCAAATTTGGAGGAAAAGATACTGACGGAGATGGAATTTACGACAAAGATGATGCTTGTCCAGAAGTTGCAGGTTTAAAACAATTCAACGGTTGTCCTGATACTGATGGAGACGGAATTATCGACGGAAATGATGCTTGTCCAGATGTATTTGGTTTAGCTGCATTAAACGGTTGTCCTGACACTGATGGAGATGGTATAGCTGATAAAGATGATGCTTGTCCAGATGTATTTGGTTTAGCTGCTTTAAAAGGATGTCCAGATGCTGATGGTGATGGAATTACTGATAAAGATGATAAATGTCCTACTGTTGCAGGTCCAAAAGAAAACGCAGGTTGTCCTTGGCCAGATACTGATGGAGATGGAGTATTAGACAAAGATGATAAATGTCCTACTGTAAAAGGAACTGTTGCTAACAAAGGTTGTCCTGAAGTTACTGCTGAAGTTATCAAACAATTAAACGAATATGGTAAAACAATTTTGTTTGATTCTGGAAAATCTACTTTCAAGAAACAATCTTATACAGTTTTAGAATCTATTGCATCAATCTTAAAAGAATATCCTAATTCTAGATTTATGATTGAAGGTCATACTGATAGCGATGGTTCTAATGCTTTAAACCAAGATTTATCTCAAAATAGAGCTCATGCCGTTAAAAATTACTTAATTGAAAATGGTATTGCTGCAGATAGATTAGAGCACACAGGTTATGGTGAAACTAAACCAATTGCTACTAATAAAACAGCAAAAGGAAAAGCTCAAAACAGAAGAGTTGAAGTTTCTTTAATTAAAGAATAA
- a CDS encoding aminopeptidase P family protein produces the protein MKYHQIDRDLFIKNRAKFMAQMKPKSVAVFNSNDIYPISADSTMPFAQHRDIFYLSGVDQEESILLLFPDAPYEHQREILFLKETNEHIAVWEGEKLTKERALSVSGIKTVYWLQEFEKVLFELMTHSDTIYINTNEHYRATVETETREARFVKWWKEKYPAHTVAKSNPILQRIRSVKESEELDLIQKACDITEKGFRRILSFVKPNVMEYEIEAEFIHEFLYNRSKGFAYTPIIGSGNNANVLHYIENNQQCKAGDLILLDVGAEYANYSSDMTRTIPVSGKFSDRQKAVYNAVLNVKNEATKMLVPGTMWKQYHVEVGKLMTSELLGLGLIDKADVQNENPEWPAYKKYFMHGTSHHMGLDTHDYGILTEPMQANMVFTVEPGIYIPAEGFGIRLEDDVVIQEKGEPFNLMRNIPIEADEIESLMHS, from the coding sequence ATGAAATACCATCAAATTGACCGTGACTTATTTATAAAAAATCGCGCCAAATTCATGGCTCAAATGAAGCCTAAAAGTGTTGCTGTTTTCAACTCAAATGACATCTATCCTATAAGTGCCGATAGCACCATGCCATTTGCGCAACACCGTGATATTTTTTATTTAAGTGGCGTTGACCAAGAAGAAAGCATCTTATTACTTTTTCCAGATGCTCCTTATGAGCATCAAAGAGAAATATTATTCTTAAAAGAGACGAACGAACATATCGCCGTTTGGGAAGGGGAGAAACTAACCAAAGAACGCGCGTTATCTGTTTCTGGAATCAAAACTGTGTACTGGTTACAAGAATTCGAGAAAGTTTTATTCGAATTAATGACACATTCTGATACGATTTATATCAATACAAACGAGCACTATAGAGCGACAGTAGAAACTGAAACTCGTGAGGCCCGTTTTGTAAAATGGTGGAAAGAAAAATATCCTGCACACACTGTTGCTAAAAGCAATCCTATCCTGCAACGCATCCGTTCAGTGAAAGAAAGTGAAGAACTAGACCTTATTCAAAAAGCATGTGACATCACCGAAAAAGGATTTAGACGCATCCTTTCTTTTGTGAAACCAAATGTAATGGAATACGAAATTGAAGCCGAATTTATTCATGAATTCCTCTACAATCGTTCCAAAGGTTTTGCGTACACGCCAATCATTGGTTCAGGAAATAATGCAAATGTGTTACATTATATCGAAAACAACCAACAATGTAAAGCGGGTGATTTAATATTACTAGACGTAGGAGCTGAATATGCAAATTATTCTAGTGATATGACACGTACGATTCCTGTATCAGGGAAATTCTCTGACCGACAAAAAGCAGTTTACAATGCCGTATTAAACGTTAAAAACGAAGCGACAAAAATGCTTGTTCCAGGAACAATGTGGAAACAATACCATGTTGAAGTGGGTAAATTAATGACTTCAGAATTATTAGGTTTGGGTTTAATAGATAAAGCCGATGTGCAAAATGAAAACCCAGAATGGCCTGCCTATAAAAAATATTTCATGCACGGAACTTCCCACCACATGGGTCTAGACACGCATGATTACGGAATCTTGACTGAACCTATGCAAGCCAATATGGTTTTCACGGTAGAGCCTGGAATTTATATCCCAGCCGAAGGTTTTGGAATCCGTCTTGAGGACGATGTTGTCATTCAAGAAAAAGGAGAGCCGTTCAATTTAATGCGCAACATTCCTATCGAGGCAGACGAAATAGAAAGTTTGATGCATTCGTAA
- a CDS encoding alpha/beta fold hydrolase yields the protein MNHIQFKNTSIAYSDTGKGTAIVFLHGFLENQKMWNNLIAPFTKKNRVITIDLLGHGETECLGYVQSMEDNADAVHAVLAELRIRKAIFVGHSMGGYVALAFAEMHPDAVKGLVLLNSTAKADSDERKTNRDRAIKAVKQSYKGFVSMAITNLFSENNRERLNDQIEIVKKEALKTPLQAIVASLEGMKIRKDREVLLHLTPYPKMLILGEKDPVLDYEETKVQVENTNVELITFPDGHMSHIENQEELTGVLLQFFKKI from the coding sequence GTGAATCACATACAATTCAAAAATACAAGTATTGCCTACTCGGATACCGGAAAAGGAACCGCAATAGTTTTCCTACATGGTTTCTTAGAAAATCAAAAAATGTGGAACAACCTCATCGCCCCTTTTACTAAAAAAAATCGAGTAATCACGATTGACTTATTGGGTCATGGCGAAACAGAATGTTTGGGTTATGTGCAAAGCATGGAAGACAATGCAGATGCTGTTCATGCGGTCTTGGCAGAGTTGCGCATTCGTAAAGCGATTTTCGTTGGGCATTCTATGGGCGGTTATGTTGCTCTAGCTTTCGCCGAAATGCATCCTGATGCCGTAAAAGGTTTAGTTTTACTGAATTCAACTGCAAAAGCAGATAGTGATGAACGAAAAACAAATCGAGATCGAGCAATTAAGGCTGTTAAACAAAGCTACAAAGGATTTGTAAGCATGGCGATAACCAATTTATTCAGTGAAAACAATCGAGAGCGATTAAATGACCAAATTGAAATTGTAAAAAAAGAAGCTTTAAAAACACCGCTTCAAGCTATTGTTGCTTCACTAGAAGGCATGAAAATACGCAAAGACCGAGAAGTTTTACTGCATCTTACTCCTTATCCAAAAATGTTGATTTTAGGCGAAAAAGATCCTGTTTTAGACTACGAAGAAACCAAAGTTCAAGTTGAAAATACCAATGTAGAATTAATTACTTTTCCTGACGGACACATGTCACATATTGAAAACCAAGAAGAACTGACAGGCGTTTTATTACAATTTTTTAAGAAAATTTAG
- a CDS encoding TIGR00266 family protein, with translation MTAHEIDYQIFGEEMQYVEIELDPQEIVIAEAGSFMMMDNNIQMQTIFGDGSHQQSGIFDKLLSAGKRVLTGESMFMTAFINQHHGKGKVSFASPYPGKILPIDLTEFQGKFICQKSSFLCAAKGVSVGIEFSKKIGRGLFGGEGFIMQKIEGDGMAFVHSGGTLAKKELKAGEVLKVDTGCIVGFTKDVDYDIEFIGGIKNSIFGGEGLFYATLRGPGTVYVQSLPFSRLADRIIASAPKAGGNSRDEGSLLGGLGNLLDGDNRF, from the coding sequence ATGACAGCACACGAAATAGATTACCAGATTTTCGGGGAAGAAATGCAGTATGTAGAAATCGAACTAGATCCACAAGAAATTGTCATTGCCGAGGCAGGCAGTTTCATGATGATGGACAATAACATTCAGATGCAAACCATTTTTGGCGACGGATCACATCAACAATCAGGGATTTTTGACAAGCTTTTAAGTGCAGGAAAAAGAGTCTTAACAGGCGAAAGCATGTTCATGACAGCCTTTATCAATCAGCATCACGGAAAAGGAAAAGTCTCTTTTGCATCACCATACCCAGGTAAAATCCTCCCAATTGATCTAACCGAATTTCAAGGAAAATTCATCTGCCAAAAAAGTTCGTTTTTATGCGCTGCTAAAGGTGTTTCTGTTGGTATCGAATTTTCTAAAAAAATAGGTCGCGGCCTTTTTGGTGGAGAAGGTTTCATCATGCAAAAAATCGAAGGAGACGGAATGGCATTTGTACATTCAGGAGGAACGCTAGCCAAAAAAGAATTAAAAGCAGGCGAAGTACTTAAAGTTGACACCGGTTGTATTGTAGGATTCACCAAAGATGTCGATTACGATATCGAGTTCATAGGCGGCATCAAGAATTCCATTTTTGGAGGAGAAGGGTTATTTTACGCCACACTTCGAGGTCCTGGAACTGTTTATGTACAATCATTACCCTTCAGCCGACTAGCCGATAGAATCATAGCCTCCGCACCCAAAGCAGGTGGAAACAGCCGTGACGAAGGAAGCTTACTAGGCGGTTTAGGAAATCTATTGGATGGTGATAATCGATTTTAA
- a CDS encoding ATP-binding cassette domain-containing protein — MKKHVLEIDSVQKRFDNKSILSDVYLKCETNDIIGLLGRNGSGKSTLLKIIFGIEIADFKFVRIDGVVKDKTNDLFQQISYLSQDNFIPNHFTVNKAIALTLEKSKINAFNDDEIIKTFKDKKINHLSGGELRYLEIKLILNNTSQFVLLDEPYNGLSPLMIEKVNLLLQEHSTKKGIVITDHNYENVIAISTKLILMKEGKAHHLTNKNELIEKGYLRTGNF; from the coding sequence TTGAAAAAACATGTACTTGAAATAGACAGCGTTCAGAAAAGGTTTGATAATAAATCCATTCTGTCGGATGTGTATTTAAAATGTGAAACGAATGATATCATCGGTTTATTAGGTCGAAATGGCTCTGGGAAATCTACATTACTGAAAATTATTTTCGGAATTGAGATTGCCGATTTCAAGTTTGTCCGAATTGATGGCGTCGTGAAAGATAAAACCAATGATTTGTTCCAGCAAATTAGTTACCTCTCTCAAGATAATTTTATTCCAAATCATTTTACCGTTAACAAAGCAATTGCACTAACATTAGAAAAAAGCAAAATAAATGCCTTTAATGATGATGAAATAATTAAGACTTTCAAGGATAAAAAAATTAATCATCTTTCTGGAGGAGAGTTGCGCTATCTCGAAATTAAACTGATTCTTAACAATACTTCTCAGTTTGTTCTTTTAGACGAGCCTTATAACGGTTTGTCACCATTAATGATTGAAAAAGTCAATCTTTTGTTACAAGAACATTCAACAAAGAAAGGAATTGTTATTACAGATCATAATTATGAAAATGTAATTGCTATTTCTACTAAATTGATATTGATGAAAGAAGGAAAAGCCCATCATCTAACCAATAAAAATGAATTGATTGAAAAAGGATATTTAAGAACTGGAAATTTCTAA